In Halobaculum limi, one DNA window encodes the following:
- a CDS encoding HAD family hydrolase: protein MEYDAIVFDMDGVLVERSPSWVFDDAAERALAAAGVDDPTDAEFHAVRTLRGDLDEVTTYFESTHGVGFDRLWRYRNEFVTENQATAISEGEKTLYDDADAVLDVPGARGIVSNNQHSAVETVLDRFDLAGHFDTWYGLGPGVEDIGAEKPTTTYMDRALADLTPDRAIYVGDRESDVAAAHNAGIDAAFVRREFNVDDKLDREPRYDVDSLVELADVLLAGE, encoded by the coding sequence ATGGAGTACGACGCCATCGTGTTCGATATGGACGGGGTGTTGGTAGAGCGATCGCCGTCGTGGGTGTTCGACGACGCCGCAGAGCGGGCGCTCGCGGCGGCTGGCGTGGACGATCCCACCGACGCGGAGTTCCACGCCGTTCGGACCCTCCGCGGCGACCTCGACGAGGTGACGACCTACTTCGAATCGACCCACGGAGTCGGGTTCGACCGTCTCTGGCGATACCGCAACGAGTTCGTCACCGAGAATCAGGCGACCGCGATCAGCGAAGGCGAGAAGACCCTCTACGACGACGCCGACGCCGTCCTCGACGTACCTGGTGCCCGTGGCATCGTGAGTAACAACCAGCACTCGGCCGTCGAGACGGTCCTTGACCGATTTGACCTCGCCGGCCACTTCGACACCTGGTACGGGCTTGGACCGGGCGTCGAGGACATCGGCGCGGAGAAGCCGACGACGACGTATATGGACCGGGCGCTCGCCGACTTGACGCCGGACCGCGCCATCTACGTCGGCGACCGTGAGTCCGACGTGGCCGCCGCACACAACGCCGGCATCGACGCGGCGTTCGTCCGTCGGGAGTTCAACGTGGACGACAAACTGGACCGAGAACCGAGATACGACGTCGACTCGCTCGTGGAACTCGCGGACGTGTTGCTGGCGGGGGAGTGA
- a CDS encoding amino acid-binding protein: MPSESTPAPDEDAVAVEESDETDAETDGGRETELQAHTIRLELVDEPGQLLAALEPIADNGANLLSIFHERGNLTPRGRIPVEVDIECPPARFEPLLEDLRERGVNVIQADAEEYGDEVTLVLVGHLVDTDLSGTLKSIQDRSGASVADIDLSAPAGAGSEAHSSARLRLRARADDIPDVIATVREVASEKDIRVIAPLEGRR; encoded by the coding sequence ATGCCGTCGGAGTCGACGCCAGCCCCCGACGAGGACGCGGTAGCGGTCGAGGAGAGCGACGAGACGGACGCGGAGACGGACGGCGGGCGCGAGACGGAACTACAGGCCCACACGATCAGACTTGAACTCGTCGACGAACCGGGACAACTGCTCGCGGCGCTGGAGCCAATCGCGGACAACGGCGCGAACCTGCTGTCCATCTTCCACGAGCGAGGGAATCTCACGCCGCGGGGCCGAATCCCGGTCGAAGTCGACATCGAGTGCCCGCCCGCGCGGTTCGAACCGTTGCTAGAGGACCTCCGGGAACGCGGTGTCAACGTGATCCAGGCGGACGCCGAGGAGTACGGCGACGAGGTGACGCTCGTCCTCGTCGGTCACCTCGTCGACACGGACCTGTCGGGCACGCTCAAGAGCATCCAAGACCGCTCAGGTGCGTCGGTCGCGGACATCGACCTGTCGGCACCGGCGGGCGCGGGGTCGGAGGCGCACTCCAGCGCCCGACTCCGCCTGCGTGCGCGGGCGGACGACATCCCCGACGTAATCGCGACGGTGCGGGAGGTGGCCAGCGAGAAGGACATTCGGGTCATCGCACCCCTGGAGGGCCGCCGATGA
- a CDS encoding DUF5781 family protein: MDIRVRGAVPPDPFLGAASLFETEHDLSLPVEVRVRDNPEERTWAGHYDDRHVLNISRKAATSAMARELALHELSHMARYEEPHPSHHQSTDEALFLALSGASVERRKVLHCYQIANHMKDVYADDITLAVGPGEKLVTFFESQLAAAVADRPRDHHHPESRRMTPGSDPDITAVNAAFALAMCERHGLVDDDHRLYDLAHAAADDAPGVDLPAFTRLFRSLAADPSESEYRKSLVDAARLYAVDAAASGPQAAD, translated from the coding sequence ATGGACATCCGAGTCCGCGGTGCCGTCCCGCCCGACCCGTTCCTCGGGGCGGCGTCGCTGTTCGAAACCGAACACGACCTCTCGCTCCCCGTCGAGGTTCGCGTTCGCGACAACCCCGAGGAGCGGACGTGGGCCGGCCACTACGACGACCGCCACGTCCTCAACATCTCCCGAAAGGCTGCCACCTCTGCGATGGCGCGCGAACTCGCCCTCCACGAACTGTCGCATATGGCCCGCTACGAGGAGCCACACCCCTCTCACCACCAGTCGACCGACGAGGCGCTGTTTCTCGCCCTCTCGGGCGCGTCGGTCGAACGCCGGAAAGTACTCCACTGCTATCAGATCGCGAACCACATGAAGGACGTGTACGCCGACGACATTACGCTCGCCGTCGGCCCCGGCGAGAAACTCGTGACGTTCTTCGAGTCGCAACTGGCCGCCGCCGTCGCCGACCGGCCCCGCGACCACCACCACCCCGAGTCGCGCCGGATGACGCCTGGGTCGGATCCGGACATCACCGCCGTCAACGCCGCGTTCGCGCTGGCGATGTGCGAACGCCACGGCCTCGTCGACGACGACCACCGCCTGTACGACCTCGCGCACGCGGCGGCCGACGACGCCCCCGGCGTCGACCTCCCGGCGTTCACCCGCCTGTTCCGATCGCTGGCCGCCGACCCCTCCGAGTCGGAGTACCGCAAGTCGCTCGTCGACGCCGCCCGCCTGTACGCCGTCGACGCCGCCGCGAGTGGCCCCCAAGCGGC
- a CDS encoding class I adenylate-forming enzyme family protein: protein MNVEMLTTDFLDRAVDLYSDVVGVVSHEGTEYTYAEFADRVNQVSNALLEMGVEQGDRVALLSPNTHYFLETLYGTNQIGAVFVPMNYLLTPDDFDYILNDCEASVVIADYDYAHNIEPVRDEVPAEHFVGYRADDIDGEWTDYEEWIGAQSTSAPERPDIDEDDDASVNYTSGTTGDPKGVVRTHRTEQWHALILNQHMEISDDDTYLWTLPMFHCNGWGHTYAITGTGGTHVCQRTFDAESTLRRVREHDVSFLCGAPTVLNRLVSYIEENPDVETTGDRDVRIATAGSAPATATITTVEDEIGWRIIHIYGLTETAPVITTSNSPRRLAERGRNLKVSQGSEALCTDVRVVDDDGNDVPNDNGTIGEIVVQGNQVMDRYLNKAEATHEAFNAKRPGYFHTGDLATIDEDGMITIQDRQKDIIISGGENVSSIEVEDVLYDHPDIAKAAVIPTPSEEWGEAVTALIVQKPGAGLTIEAVKEFAGERLARYKIPKVVEFVDELPETATGKIQKYQLRQEYWEDEERLVGQG from the coding sequence ATGAACGTTGAGATGCTCACGACCGACTTCCTCGACCGCGCTGTCGACCTCTACAGCGACGTCGTTGGCGTCGTCTCACACGAGGGGACAGAGTACACCTACGCGGAGTTCGCAGACCGCGTGAATCAGGTGTCGAACGCCCTGCTGGAGATGGGCGTCGAACAGGGTGACCGCGTGGCACTGTTGTCGCCGAACACGCACTACTTCTTGGAGACGTTGTACGGAACCAACCAGATCGGCGCGGTGTTCGTGCCGATGAACTACCTGTTGACGCCCGACGACTTCGACTACATCCTGAACGACTGCGAGGCGTCGGTCGTCATCGCGGACTACGACTACGCGCACAACATCGAACCCGTCCGCGACGAGGTGCCCGCCGAACACTTCGTCGGCTACCGCGCCGACGACATCGACGGCGAGTGGACGGACTACGAGGAGTGGATCGGTGCGCAGTCGACGAGCGCACCCGAGCGTCCCGACATCGACGAAGACGACGACGCCTCGGTCAACTACACCTCGGGGACGACTGGCGACCCCAAAGGCGTCGTTCGGACCCACCGAACCGAGCAGTGGCACGCGCTGATCCTCAATCAGCACATGGAGATCAGTGACGACGACACCTACCTGTGGACGCTGCCGATGTTCCACTGCAACGGCTGGGGCCACACCTACGCCATCACGGGGACGGGCGGCACCCACGTCTGTCAGCGGACGTTCGACGCCGAGTCGACGCTTCGCCGGGTGCGTGAGCACGACGTCTCGTTCCTGTGTGGAGCGCCGACCGTCCTCAACCGACTCGTCTCGTACATCGAGGAGAATCCCGACGTGGAGACGACGGGCGACCGTGACGTGCGCATCGCGACCGCCGGCAGCGCCCCCGCGACGGCGACGATCACCACCGTCGAAGACGAGATTGGCTGGCGCATCATCCACATCTACGGCCTCACTGAGACCGCACCCGTGATCACCACCTCGAACTCGCCGCGACGCCTCGCCGAACGGGGCCGTAACCTCAAGGTGTCACAGGGGAGCGAGGCGCTTTGTACGGACGTGCGCGTCGTCGACGACGACGGCAACGACGTTCCCAACGACAACGGCACCATCGGCGAAATCGTCGTGCAGGGCAACCAAGTGATGGACCGCTACCTGAACAAAGCGGAGGCGACTCACGAGGCGTTCAACGCGAAGCGCCCCGGCTACTTCCACACGGGCGACCTCGCGACCATCGACGAGGACGGGATGATCACGATCCAGGATCGGCAGAAGGACATCATCATCTCCGGCGGTGAGAACGTCTCATCCATCGAGGTGGAGGACGTCCTCTACGACCACCCCGACATCGCGAAAGCGGCCGTCATCCCGACGCCGAGCGAGGAGTGGGGCGAGGCGGTCACCGCGCTCATCGTCCAGAAGCCTGGAGCGGGCCTGACCATCGAGGCGGTCAAGGAGTTCGCGGGCGAGCGACTGGCACGCTACAAGATCCCGAAAGTCGTCGAGTTCGTTGACGAACTCCCAGAGACCGCGACCGGGAAGATCCAGAAGTACCAACTCCGCCAGGAGTACTGGGAGGACGAGGAGCGACTCGTCGGACAGGGGTAG
- a CDS encoding alpha/beta fold hydrolase, with the protein MTATDPDHRPVADHLAVDHERRQVNGVDLHVVTAGDPTAPLVVLLHGFPEFWYGWHRAITPLVEAGYRVVVPDQRGYNRSEKPAGVRPYRITELAADVVGLIDAEDTPAAHVVGHDWGAFVAWDLALRYPRRVNRLGIVNVPHPTAFRRRLVRDPRQLLRSWYAFLFQLPRLPEWAAARDDFALWTRVLTDGVPPGTFTDADLDRYREAWGQPGAARAMVNWYRAVPRYPSFPPREEVAAPTLVMWGEQDTALVPELAADSVAFCANGRLERFPDAGHFLTHERPDAVADLLVDHFDG; encoded by the coding sequence GTGACAGCGACCGATCCGGATCACCGGCCCGTCGCGGACCACCTCGCCGTCGACCACGAGCGTCGCCAGGTGAACGGCGTCGACCTCCACGTCGTGACAGCTGGTGACCCGACAGCACCCCTGGTCGTCCTCCTCCACGGCTTTCCCGAGTTCTGGTACGGGTGGCACCGCGCCATCACGCCGCTGGTCGAGGCGGGCTACCGCGTCGTCGTCCCCGACCAACGAGGGTACAACCGTAGCGAGAAGCCCGCCGGTGTCCGTCCGTACCGCATCACGGAACTCGCCGCGGACGTGGTCGGCCTCATCGACGCCGAGGACACACCGGCGGCACACGTCGTCGGCCACGACTGGGGCGCGTTCGTCGCCTGGGACTTGGCGCTGCGGTATCCGCGCCGGGTGAACCGCCTCGGCATCGTCAACGTTCCGCACCCGACGGCGTTTCGCCGCCGCCTCGTCCGCGACCCGCGGCAACTCCTGCGTAGTTGGTACGCCTTCCTGTTCCAACTTCCCCGACTCCCCGAGTGGGCCGCCGCCCGCGACGACTTCGCGCTGTGGACGCGCGTCCTCACCGACGGCGTTCCACCGGGGACGTTCACCGACGCCGACCTCGACCGCTATCGCGAGGCGTGGGGACAGCCTGGCGCGGCGCGTGCGATGGTCAACTGGTACCGTGCGGTCCCGCGGTACCCCTCGTTTCCGCCGCGCGAGGAGGTGGCGGCGCCGACCCTCGTTATGTGGGGAGAACAGGACACGGCGCTCGTCCCCGAACTGGCGGCCGACAGCGTCGCCTTCTGCGCGAATGGCCGTCTCGAACGCTTCCCCGACGCGGGCCACTTCCTCACGCACGAACGGCCCGACGCGGTCGCAGACCTGCTGGTCGACCACTTCGACGGTTGA
- a CDS encoding rhomboid family intramembrane serine protease → MSHSTTTTALRPVAETLAAMTLVSLAYWLVSLVAAPLAALLFVLSGAVVATPWTLATSVYAHAGLGHLLSNALVVVVAGVPVAATTTRARFHAFVLATGALAGLAQVFVGGLLSPVGVVGISGAAFALVGYVLAANPAADALGRVAGRLGVSQRVVVLGVGLVAAVVTLAFSAPGSAIVAHLVGFLVGVVAGRVRLLRV, encoded by the coding sequence GTGTCTCACTCGACCACGACGACCGCGCTCCGCCCCGTCGCGGAGACGCTGGCGGCGATGACGCTCGTCTCGCTGGCCTACTGGCTGGTGAGCCTTGTCGCTGCGCCGCTTGCAGCCCTGCTGTTCGTCCTCTCGGGTGCGGTGGTCGCGACGCCGTGGACGCTCGCGACGAGCGTGTACGCCCACGCCGGTCTCGGCCACCTCCTCTCGAACGCACTCGTCGTCGTCGTGGCCGGCGTCCCCGTCGCGGCAACGACGACACGCGCTCGCTTTCACGCGTTCGTCCTCGCGACCGGTGCGCTCGCGGGCCTCGCACAGGTATTCGTGGGCGGTCTGCTCTCTCCCGTGGGGGTGGTCGGTATCAGCGGCGCGGCGTTCGCACTCGTCGGCTACGTCCTCGCGGCCAATCCCGCCGCCGACGCACTCGGTCGCGTCGCCGGCCGCCTCGGCGTCTCCCAGCGTGTCGTCGTCCTCGGCGTCGGCCTCGTCGCAGCCGTCGTGACGCTCGCGTTCAGCGCGCCCGGAAGCGCCATCGTCGCACATCTCGTCGGGTTCCTTGTGGGCGTCGTCGCCGGGCGTGTTCGCCTGCTGCGTGTGTGA
- the rpsJ gene encoding 30S ribosomal protein S10: MPGQQARVRLAGTSPDDLDDICADVREIADKTGVALSGPIPLPTKTLEVPSRKSPDGEGTATWEHWEMRVHKRLIDIDADERALRQLMRIQVPNDVSIEIVLED; encoded by the coding sequence ATGCCCGGGCAACAAGCGCGCGTCCGACTCGCGGGCACGAGCCCCGACGACCTGGACGACATCTGCGCCGACGTTCGCGAGATCGCGGACAAGACCGGCGTGGCGCTGTCCGGCCCCATCCCGCTGCCCACGAAGACGCTGGAAGTCCCGTCTCGCAAGTCCCCCGACGGTGAGGGGACGGCGACGTGGGAGCACTGGGAGATGCGCGTCCACAAGCGGCTGATCGACATCGACGCCGACGAACGCGCGCTCCGCCAGCTCATGCGGATCCAGGTCCCGAACGACGTCTCGATCGAGATCGTCTTAGAGGACTGA
- a CDS encoding homoserine dehydrogenase, whose translation MRLAILGAGAVGRSVAELASEYGHTVTALADSSSAVVGADGVAVDAALERKDAGESLGSGDPDDALTADYDVLVEATPTTLGDAEPGFSHLRAALERDKHVVLANKGPVAERYAEVRELEAASDGEVYFEATVGGAIPVCATVDDLGAQHVSAVRGVLNGTANFVLSRMAAEGLDYDHVLAEAQDLGVAEADPSFDVEGTDAALKCVIVANVLREADCDSVAELHDKEVTLADADVEGIRDIPGSALELAAEDGRTVRLVGEATRDRVSVGPRLVPEHGTLAVTGTRNIVEIDHEYAGGLAISGRGAGGEETASAVLADVARLE comes from the coding sequence ATGAGACTCGCCATCCTCGGCGCGGGCGCGGTCGGCCGGTCGGTGGCGGAGTTGGCGTCAGAGTACGGCCACACGGTGACCGCGCTGGCCGACTCCAGTTCGGCGGTCGTCGGCGCCGACGGCGTGGCCGTCGACGCCGCCCTCGAACGGAAAGACGCAGGCGAGTCACTCGGAAGCGGCGACCCCGACGACGCGCTCACCGCTGACTACGACGTGCTGGTGGAGGCGACGCCGACGACGCTCGGCGACGCCGAACCCGGCTTCTCGCACCTGCGGGCGGCGCTGGAACGCGACAAGCACGTCGTCCTCGCGAACAAAGGCCCCGTGGCGGAGCGGTACGCGGAGGTGCGCGAACTGGAGGCCGCCTCCGACGGCGAGGTGTACTTCGAGGCGACCGTCGGTGGGGCCATCCCGGTGTGCGCCACCGTCGACGACCTCGGGGCCCAACACGTCTCGGCCGTGCGGGGCGTCCTCAACGGCACGGCGAACTTCGTGCTCTCGCGGATGGCCGCCGAGGGCCTCGACTACGACCACGTCCTCGCGGAGGCGCAGGACTTGGGCGTCGCGGAGGCCGACCCGTCTTTCGACGTTGAGGGGACCGACGCGGCGCTGAAGTGCGTCATCGTCGCGAACGTCCTCCGAGAGGCCGACTGCGACTCCGTCGCAGAACTGCACGACAAGGAAGTGACGCTCGCGGACGCCGACGTGGAGGGCATCCGTGACATCCCCGGGAGCGCACTCGAACTCGCCGCCGAGGACGGGCGCACCGTCCGACTGGTCGGCGAGGCGACCCGCGACCGCGTGAGCGTCGGGCCGCGTCTCGTCCCCGAACACGGGACGCTCGCGGTGACGGGCACGCGCAACATCGTCGAAATCGACCACGAGTACGCCGGCGGCCTCGCCATCTCTGGGCGCGGTGCCGGCGGCGAGGAGACCGCGAGCGCGGTGCTGGCGGACGTAGCGCGACTGGAGTAA
- a CDS encoding antibiotic biosynthesis monooxygenase, translating into MVYLIARATVADFDAWRTAFDSNDDYRTEHGQRGYQVFRPRDTRDEVVVVFDWADDRSPVEFFSSPEMRDRMREAGIQGRPEMTLADEVTKMAPAGSSA; encoded by the coding sequence ATGGTGTATCTCATTGCCCGCGCGACTGTCGCGGACTTCGACGCGTGGCGCACGGCGTTCGACTCGAACGACGACTACCGAACGGAACACGGGCAGCGTGGCTACCAAGTGTTCCGACCACGTGACACTCGCGACGAGGTCGTCGTTGTGTTCGACTGGGCCGACGACCGGTCTCCAGTGGAGTTCTTCAGTTCCCCGGAGATGCGCGACCGGATGCGCGAGGCTGGCATTCAGGGACGGCCGGAGATGACCCTCGCGGACGAGGTCACGAAGATGGCTCCCGCAGGGTCGTCCGCCTGA
- the tuf gene encoding translation elongation factor EF-1 subunit alpha yields the protein MSDKPHQNLAIIGHVDHGKSTLVGRLLFETGSVPEHVIEQHREEAEEKGKGGFEFAYVMDNLAEERERGVTIDIAHQEFDTDEYYFTIVDCPGHRDFVKNMITGASQADNAVLVVAADDGVAPQTREHVFLARTLGINELIVAVNKMDVVDYSEDTYKEVVSEVKDLLKQVRFGTEDASFIPISAFEGDNIAERSDNTSWYDGEILLEALNSLPESEPPTDAPLRLPIQDVYTISGIGTVPVGRLETGEMRSGDNVSFQPSDVGGEVKTIEMHHEEVDYAGPGDNVGFNVRGVGKDDIRRGDVCGPADDPPTVAETFQAQVVVMQHPSVITAGYTPVFHAHTAQVACTVESLDQKLDPSSGEVAEENPDFIKSGDAAIVTVRPQKPLSIEPSSEIPELGSFAIRDMGQTIAAGKVLSVNER from the coding sequence ATGAGCGACAAACCCCACCAGAACCTGGCCATCATCGGCCACGTCGACCACGGGAAATCCACGCTCGTCGGACGGCTCCTCTTCGAGACAGGGAGCGTCCCCGAGCACGTGATCGAGCAGCACCGAGAAGAGGCAGAGGAGAAGGGCAAGGGCGGCTTCGAGTTCGCCTACGTCATGGACAACCTCGCCGAAGAACGTGAGCGCGGTGTCACCATCGACATCGCCCACCAGGAGTTCGACACCGACGAGTACTACTTCACCATCGTCGACTGCCCGGGCCACCGTGACTTCGTGAAGAACATGATCACGGGTGCCTCGCAGGCAGACAACGCGGTACTCGTCGTCGCGGCCGACGACGGTGTCGCGCCCCAGACCCGCGAGCACGTCTTCCTCGCCCGCACGCTCGGCATCAACGAGCTGATCGTCGCGGTGAACAAGATGGACGTCGTCGACTACTCCGAGGACACCTACAAGGAGGTCGTCTCCGAGGTCAAGGACCTGCTCAAGCAGGTCCGCTTCGGCACGGAAGACGCTTCCTTCATCCCGATCTCGGCGTTCGAGGGCGACAACATCGCCGAGCGCTCGGACAACACGTCGTGGTACGACGGCGAGATTCTCCTGGAGGCACTCAACAGCCTGCCGGAGTCGGAGCCGCCGACGGACGCGCCGCTGCGTCTGCCTATCCAGGACGTCTACACCATCTCGGGTATCGGGACCGTCCCCGTCGGACGCCTCGAGACCGGCGAGATGCGCTCGGGTGACAACGTCTCCTTCCAGCCGTCCGACGTGGGTGGCGAAGTGAAGACGATCGAGATGCACCACGAAGAGGTCGACTACGCGGGCCCCGGCGACAACGTCGGATTCAACGTCCGCGGCGTCGGCAAGGACGACATCCGCCGCGGCGACGTCTGTGGTCCCGCGGACGACCCGCCGACGGTCGCCGAGACCTTCCAGGCGCAGGTCGTCGTCATGCAGCACCCGTCCGTCATCACGGCGGGCTACACCCCGGTCTTCCACGCCCACACGGCGCAGGTCGCGTGTACGGTCGAGTCGCTCGACCAGAAGCTCGACCCGTCCTCGGGCGAGGTCGCCGAGGAGAACCCGGACTTCATCAAGTCCGGCGACGCGGCCATCGTGACGGTGCGCCCGCAGAAGCCCCTCAGCATCGAGCCGTCCAGCGAAATTCCGGAACTGGGCTCCTTCGCCATCCGTGACATGGGTCAGACCATCGCGGCCGGCAAGGTGCTCTCCGTCAACGAGCGGTAA
- a CDS encoding elongation factor EF-2, with protein MGRRKKIVQECEQLMDEPEQIRNIAIAAHVDHGKTTLTDNLLAGAGMIADADEATQLVMDTEEDEQERGITIDAANVSMTHEYEDENHLINLIDTPGHVDFGGDVTRAMRAVDGALVVVDAVEGAMPQTETVVRQALREGVKPALFINKVDRLISELQEGPEEMQKRLQDVIADVNELIRGMTEEMDDITEDWTVSVEEGTVGFGSALYKWGVSLPSMQRTGMSFADIIELEQDHKRQELHERTPLSNVVLDMVAEHFPNPLKAQPFRIPRIWRGDDESEVAEDMRTVNREGDIVFMATDIGMDPHAGEIATGRVFSGTLRKGQELYVSGTAGKNRVQSVGIYMGGEREELDRGVPAGNIAAVTGLKDAIAGSTVSDKEMTPFESIEHISEPVITKSVEAKSMDDLPKLIKTLQQVAKEDPTIRVEINEDTGEHLISGQGELHLEVITQRIQKNQGIPVQTGEPIVVYREQPQEASREVEGVSPNRHNKFYITVEPLGDDIVDTIKLGEASMDMPELERREALQDAGMDKDTSQNVEHIHGTNILIDDTKGIQHLNETMELVIEGLEEALDDGPLAAEPVQGALLRLHDARLHEDTIHRGPAQVIPAVRDAVHRALIDGEVRLLEPIQDVRIDVPSEHMGDASGEIQGRRGRVDDMYQEGDLMVIEGIAPVEEMIGFSSDIRSATEGRASWNTENAGFRVLVDNLQREKIMEIRERKGMKLELPQQIDYI; from the coding sequence ATGGGCCGACGAAAGAAAATCGTACAGGAATGTGAGCAGTTGATGGACGAGCCGGAGCAGATCCGGAACATCGCCATCGCGGCTCACGTCGACCACGGGAAGACGACACTGACGGACAACCTGCTCGCTGGCGCGGGTATGATCGCCGACGCGGACGAGGCGACTCAGCTCGTGATGGACACCGAGGAGGACGAGCAGGAGCGTGGGATCACCATCGACGCGGCGAACGTTTCGATGACCCACGAGTACGAGGACGAGAACCACCTCATCAACCTCATCGACACGCCGGGCCACGTCGACTTCGGTGGCGACGTGACGCGGGCGATGCGTGCCGTCGACGGCGCGCTCGTCGTCGTGGACGCCGTCGAGGGCGCGATGCCGCAGACGGAGACGGTCGTTCGGCAGGCGCTCCGCGAGGGCGTCAAGCCGGCGCTGTTCATCAACAAGGTCGACCGCCTCATCTCCGAACTGCAGGAAGGTCCCGAGGAGATGCAGAAGCGTCTCCAGGACGTCATCGCCGACGTCAACGAACTCATCCGCGGGATGACCGAGGAGATGGACGACATCACCGAGGACTGGACGGTCTCCGTCGAGGAGGGTACCGTCGGGTTCGGGTCGGCGCTGTACAAGTGGGGCGTCTCGCTCCCGTCGATGCAGCGCACCGGGATGTCGTTCGCCGACATCATCGAACTGGAGCAGGACCACAAGCGCCAGGAACTCCACGAGCGGACGCCGCTGTCGAACGTCGTGCTCGACATGGTCGCCGAGCACTTCCCGAACCCGCTCAAGGCGCAGCCGTTCCGTATCCCGCGCATCTGGCGCGGCGACGACGAGTCCGAGGTTGCAGAGGACATGCGGACGGTCAACCGCGAGGGCGACATCGTCTTCATGGCGACCGACATCGGGATGGACCCCCACGCCGGCGAGATCGCCACTGGTCGCGTCTTCTCCGGCACGCTCCGCAAGGGGCAGGAGCTGTACGTCTCCGGGACCGCGGGCAAGAACCGCGTCCAGTCCGTCGGGATCTACATGGGCGGTGAGCGCGAGGAACTCGACCGTGGTGTCCCCGCAGGGAACATCGCGGCCGTCACCGGCCTGAAAGACGCCATCGCTGGCTCCACCGTCTCCGACAAGGAGATGACGCCGTTCGAGTCCATCGAGCACATCTCCGAGCCGGTCATCACGAAGTCCGTCGAGGCGAAGTCGATGGACGACCTGCCGAAGCTCATCAAGACGCTCCAGCAGGTCGCGAAGGAGGACCCGACCATCCGCGTGGAGATTAACGAGGACACCGGCGAGCACCTCATCTCCGGACAGGGTGAACTCCACCTCGAGGTCATCACCCAGCGTATCCAGAAGAACCAGGGCATCCCCGTCCAGACCGGTGAGCCCATCGTCGTCTACCGCGAGCAGCCGCAGGAGGCCTCGCGCGAGGTCGAGGGTGTCTCGCCGAACCGCCACAACAAGTTCTACATCACCGTCGAGCCGCTCGGCGACGACATCGTCGACACGATCAAACTCGGCGAGGCGTCGATGGACATGCCCGAACTGGAGCGCCGCGAAGCGCTGCAGGACGCCGGGATGGACAAGGACACGTCCCAGAACGTGGAGCACATCCACGGGACGAACATCCTCATCGACGACACGAAGGGTATCCAGCACCTGAACGAGACGATGGAACTCGTCATCGAGGGCCTCGAAGAGGCGCTCGACGACGGTCCCCTCGCCGCAGAGCCCGTGCAGGGTGCGCTGCTGCGCCTGCACGACGCGCGTCTGCACGAGGACACCATCCACCGCGGTCCGGCGCAGGTCATCCCCGCCGTCCGCGACGCCGTCCACCGCGCGCTCATCGACGGCGAGGTTCGCCTCCTGGAGCCGATTCAGGACGTCCGCATCGACGTGCCCAGCGAGCACATGGGCGACGCCTCCGGCGAGATTCAGGGTCGCCGTGGCCGCGTCGACGACATGTACCAAGAGGGCGACCTCATGGTCATCGAGGGCATCGCGCCCGTCGAGGAGATGATCGGCTTCTCCAGCGACATCCGCTCTGCGACCGAGGGCCGCGCCTCCTGGAACACGGAGAACGCCGGCTTCCGCGTCCTCGTGGACAATCTCCAGCGCGAGAAGATTATGGAGATCCGCGAGCGCAAGGGCATGAAACTCGAACTGCCCCAGCAGATCGACTACATCTAA